In a genomic window of [Empedobacter] haloabium:
- a CDS encoding peptidylprolyl isomerase has protein sequence MILKPARLLLALIAVAAAPAFAQNVATVNGKAIPASRLDAVVKQVTAQGKQPDSPQLRDAIKKDLIAREVLVQEADKQGYSNKPDVKQALENTRQSIVINAMLADYVKKNPVKDADIKAEYDKYKASVGDKEYHARHILVGTEKEAQDIIAKLKGGAKFEELAKQSKDTGSAANGGDLDWASPGNFVKPFSDAMVALKDGQVTEKPVQSQFGYHVIKLEGSRAAKVPALDEVKGQIEQALTQKKIAAYRDELVKKAKVQ, from the coding sequence ATGATTTTGAAGCCCGCCCGCCTGTTGTTAGCACTGATCGCCGTGGCCGCCGCGCCCGCGTTCGCCCAGAACGTCGCCACCGTCAACGGCAAGGCCATCCCGGCCTCGCGCCTGGACGCCGTCGTCAAGCAGGTGACCGCCCAGGGCAAGCAGCCCGACAGCCCGCAGCTGCGCGACGCCATCAAGAAGGACCTGATCGCCCGTGAAGTGCTGGTGCAGGAAGCCGACAAGCAGGGTTACAGCAACAAGCCGGACGTCAAGCAGGCGCTGGAAAACACCCGCCAGAGCATCGTCATCAACGCGATGCTGGCCGACTACGTCAAGAAGAACCCGGTCAAGGACGCCGACATCAAGGCCGAGTACGACAAGTACAAGGCATCGGTGGGCGACAAGGAATACCACGCCCGCCACATCCTGGTCGGCACCGAGAAGGAAGCCCAGGACATCATCGCCAAGCTGAAAGGCGGCGCCAAGTTCGAAGAGCTGGCCAAGCAGTCGAAAGATACCGGTTCCGCGGCCAATGGCGGCGACCTGGACTGGGCCAGCCCAGGCAACTTCGTCAAGCCGTTCTCCGACGCGATGGTTGCCCTGAAGGATGGCCAGGTCACCGAGAAGCCGGTGCAGTCGCAATTCGGCTACCACGTGATCAAGCTGGAAGGCTCGCGCGCCGCCAAGGTGCCGGCGCTGGACGAAGTCAAGGGCCAAATCGAGCAGGCCCTGACGCAGAAGAAGATCGCCGCCTACCGCGACGAGCTGGTCAAGAAGGCCAAGGTGCAGTAA
- a CDS encoding peptidylprolyl isomerase, whose protein sequence is MTLKPARLLLALIAVATAPAFAQNIAVVNGKAIPTARVDAIVKQVVAQGQQPDSPQLREMIKKDLISREVLMQEAEKQGYSKDASVKTQLENARQAIVVNAMVADYVKKNPVKEADVKAEYDRFVKETGDKEYHVRHILVETEAQANEIITKLKGGAKFEDLAKQSKDTGSANNGGDLDWATPSSFPPVFSDAFVKLQKGQVTEKPVQTPNGFHVIKVDDVRAAKLPSLEEVKPQIEEALTQKKLQAYQEELVKKAKIQ, encoded by the coding sequence ATGACTTTAAAGCCAGCCCGTCTGCTGCTCGCACTGATCGCCGTTGCCACGGCACCGGCATTTGCCCAGAACATTGCCGTCGTCAACGGCAAGGCCATCCCGACCGCGCGCGTGGATGCGATCGTCAAGCAGGTTGTCGCGCAAGGGCAGCAACCGGATTCGCCGCAGTTGCGCGAGATGATCAAGAAAGACCTGATCAGCCGCGAAGTGCTGATGCAGGAGGCGGAAAAACAGGGTTACAGCAAGGATGCCAGCGTCAAGACGCAGCTGGAAAACGCGCGCCAGGCAATCGTCGTCAATGCGATGGTGGCCGACTACGTCAAGAAGAACCCCGTCAAGGAAGCGGATGTGAAGGCCGAGTATGACCGCTTCGTCAAGGAAACGGGCGACAAGGAATACCACGTGCGCCACATCCTGGTCGAGACGGAAGCCCAAGCGAACGAGATCATCACGAAGCTGAAAGGCGGCGCCAAGTTCGAGGACCTGGCCAAGCAGTCGAAGGACACCGGCTCGGCCAATAACGGCGGCGACCTGGATTGGGCCACGCCCTCCTCCTTCCCGCCCGTGTTCTCGGACGCCTTCGTGAAGCTGCAGAAAGGCCAGGTCACGGAGAAGCCCGTGCAGACGCCGAACGGCTTCCACGTGATCAAGGTGGACGATGTGCGCGCGGCCAAGCTGCCGAGCCTGGAGGAAGTCAAGCCGCAGATCGAGGAAGCGCTGACGCAGAAGAAGCTGCAGGCTTACCAGGAAGAGCTGGTCAAAAAGGCAAAGATTCAGTAA
- a CDS encoding BolA family protein: protein MSDPRLDKIRERLQAALGPADIALEDESALHAGHAGAASGGGHYRLRISSAKFEGLNLVMRHRLVYDSVADMMHKEIHALAITAVAPSERN from the coding sequence ATGAGCGATCCACGCCTCGACAAGATCCGTGAGCGCCTGCAGGCGGCGCTCGGCCCGGCCGATATCGCGCTGGAAGACGAGTCCGCGCTGCATGCCGGCCATGCCGGCGCCGCCTCCGGCGGCGGGCATTACCGCTTAAGAATATCCTCAGCGAAATTCGAAGGGCTGAACCTCGTCATGCGCCATCGTCTGGTGTATGATTCCGTGGCCGATATGATGCATAAAGAGATTCATGCATTGGCCATTACTGCAGTGGCGCCATCGGAACGGAACTGA
- a CDS encoding GNAT family N-acetyltransferase: protein MQIAATLRLARPGDIPALEALIERSGLGLSSGFYTDEQAAALTAHVYGVDTQLIADGTYFVVERDGVPLACGGWSKRATLYGADRAKLAADPLLDPATQAARIRAFFVDPAAPRQGLGTLLLRHCESAALAAGFRELEMAATLPGVPFYRQAGYETVERFEIEPGGVRTPLERMRKRFAAVG from the coding sequence ATGCAGATCGCGGCGACGCTGCGCCTGGCCCGGCCTGGCGATATCCCGGCGCTGGAAGCGCTGATCGAGCGCTCCGGCCTCGGGCTGTCAAGCGGCTTCTATACCGATGAACAGGCGGCCGCGCTGACGGCGCACGTGTACGGCGTCGATACCCAGCTGATCGCGGATGGCACCTATTTCGTCGTCGAACGGGATGGCGTGCCGCTGGCCTGCGGCGGCTGGAGCAAGCGCGCCACCCTGTACGGTGCCGACCGCGCCAAGCTGGCGGCCGACCCGCTGCTGGACCCGGCGACGCAGGCGGCGCGTATCCGTGCGTTCTTTGTCGATCCGGCCGCGCCGCGCCAGGGCCTGGGCACGCTGCTGCTGCGCCATTGCGAAAGCGCCGCGCTGGCTGCGGGGTTCAGGGAACTGGAGATGGCCGCGACGTTGCCAGGCGTGCCTTTTTATCGGCAAGCGGGATATGAGACGGTGGAGCGGTTCGAGATCGAGCCGGGCGGGGTGAGGACGCCGCTGGAGCGAATGCGCAAGCGGTTTGCCGCCGTCGGTTAG
- the nadB gene encoding L-aspartate oxidase encodes MKFDVAIVGSGLAGLSVALHLAETRKVAIISKRELLDGASNWAQGGIAAVLDSGDSHEQHIADTLVAGGGLCDVGATRFIVEHGREAIEWLIEQGVPFTRDTSAELGFHLTREGGHSQRRIIHAADATGHAVQVTLESKVRAHPNISLFEHHCAIDLITSDKLGPRPHHRNAQPKCHGLYVQDTQTGEVHTFAAEHTVMCTGGAGKVYLYTTNPDTASGDGIAMAWRAGCRVSNMEFIQFHPTCLYHPYAKSFLITEAIRGEGGVLKLPPEAGAAAGQRFMLAHDPRAELAPRDVVARAIDFEIKKRGLDYVHLDISHKPAEFLIEHFPTIHARCMELGIDITKEPIPIVPAAHYTCGGVVTDLVGRTDLPGLYAVGETACTGLHGANRLASNSLLECVVVGRACAQDIVSQEKNGTPYLPDWDESRVTDADEEVVIAHNWDELRRFMWNYVGIVRTTKRLERAQHRIALLKEEIDEYYRNFRITADLLELRNLVDVAGLIVNSALQRRESRGLHYSRDYPETLPKALPSILTPNRR; translated from the coding sequence ATGAAATTTGACGTCGCGATCGTCGGCAGCGGACTGGCCGGCCTCTCGGTGGCCCTGCACCTGGCCGAAACCCGCAAGGTAGCCATCATTTCCAAACGCGAGCTGCTGGACGGCGCCAGCAACTGGGCCCAGGGCGGCATCGCCGCGGTGCTCGATTCCGGCGACAGCCACGAACAGCATATCGCCGACACGCTGGTCGCCGGCGGCGGCCTGTGCGACGTGGGCGCCACCCGCTTCATCGTCGAACACGGCCGCGAGGCCATCGAGTGGCTGATCGAGCAAGGCGTGCCGTTCACCCGCGACACCAGCGCGGAGCTGGGCTTTCACCTGACCCGCGAGGGCGGCCACAGCCAGCGCCGCATCATTCACGCGGCCGACGCCACCGGCCACGCCGTCCAGGTCACGCTGGAGTCGAAGGTGCGCGCGCACCCGAACATCAGCCTGTTCGAGCACCACTGCGCGATCGACCTGATCACCTCCGACAAGCTGGGTCCGCGCCCGCACCACCGCAACGCCCAGCCGAAATGCCACGGCTTGTACGTGCAGGACACGCAAACGGGCGAGGTGCATACCTTCGCGGCCGAGCACACCGTCATGTGCACGGGCGGCGCCGGCAAGGTCTACCTGTACACCACCAACCCCGACACGGCCAGCGGCGACGGCATCGCCATGGCCTGGCGTGCCGGCTGCCGGGTGTCGAACATGGAGTTCATCCAGTTCCACCCGACCTGCCTGTACCACCCGTATGCGAAATCGTTCCTGATCACGGAAGCGATCCGTGGCGAAGGCGGCGTGCTGAAACTGCCGCCGGAAGCGGGCGCCGCGGCCGGCCAGCGCTTCATGCTGGCGCACGACCCGCGCGCCGAGCTGGCGCCACGCGACGTGGTGGCGCGCGCCATCGACTTCGAGATCAAGAAGCGCGGCCTGGATTACGTCCACCTGGACATCAGCCACAAGCCGGCCGAGTTCCTGATCGAGCACTTCCCCACGATCCATGCGCGCTGCATGGAGCTCGGCATCGACATCACCAAGGAGCCGATCCCCATTGTGCCGGCCGCGCACTACACCTGCGGCGGCGTGGTCACCGACCTGGTGGGCCGCACCGACCTGCCCGGCCTGTACGCCGTCGGCGAGACGGCCTGCACCGGCCTGCACGGCGCCAACCGCCTGGCCAGCAACTCGCTGCTCGAATGCGTGGTGGTCGGCCGCGCCTGCGCGCAGGACATCGTATCGCAGGAGAAGAACGGCACGCCCTACCTGCCGGACTGGGACGAGAGCCGCGTCACCGATGCGGACGAGGAAGTCGTCATCGCCCACAACTGGGACGAGCTGCGCCGCTTCATGTGGAATTACGTGGGTATCGTGCGCACCACCAAGCGGCTGGAGCGGGCGCAGCACCGCATCGCCCTCCTGAAGGAGGAAATCGACGAGTACTACCGCAATTTCCGCATCACGGCCGACCTGCTGGAGCTGCGCAACCTGGTCGACGTGGCGGGGCTGATCGTCAACAGCGCGCTGCAGCGGCGCGAAAGCCGCGGCCTGCACTACAGCCGCGACTATCCGGAAACGCTGCCGAAGGCGCTGCCCAGCATCCTGACGCCGAACCGGCGCTGA
- a CDS encoding 3-(methylthio)propionyl-CoA ligase, with amino-acid sequence MYRTENPADLPQSPLMGRMMDEPLLVSSILDFAARHYGASEIVSRRVEGDIHRYNWRECRARACRLANALTSLGVTMGQRVATLAWNGYRHLEAYYGVSGMGAVLHTINPRLHPEQIAWIVNHAEDQYLLFDLTFLPLIEAVAPLCPNVKGWVLLADADRLPAETRIPNLLSYETLLAGQSDEYTWPQFDERSAASLCYTSGTTGNPKGALYSHRSTVLHAYGSAMPNALNVAGRDVVVPIVPMFHVNAWGLPYSVPLSGAKMVFPGAALDGKSLYELFEAEGVTFTACVPTVWLGLVNYMKEHRLRFTTFSHTVIGGAACPPALMDALIDDFGIEVVHAWGMTEMSPLGTACTLLARHAGLPADGQRAVLRKQGHAIYGVDMRIVDDGGRELPWDGKTFGHLQVKGPWIIERYYREDHSALQDGWFPTGDVATIDADGYMQITDRSKDVIKSGGEWIGTIDLENIAMSHPAVLQAACIGMPHPKWDERPLLVVVPRPGMSVTREELLRFYEGKVARWWLPDDVVFTDSLPVGGTGKVRKTDLRAQFAQHRMAPGEATK; translated from the coding sequence ATGTACCGCACCGAGAATCCCGCCGACCTGCCACAGAGCCCCCTGATGGGCCGCATGATGGACGAGCCGCTGCTCGTCTCCAGCATCCTCGACTTCGCGGCGCGCCACTACGGCGCCAGCGAGATCGTCTCGCGCCGCGTCGAGGGCGACATCCACCGCTACAACTGGCGCGAGTGCCGCGCGCGCGCATGCCGCCTGGCCAATGCGCTGACCAGCCTCGGTGTGACGATGGGCCAGCGCGTGGCGACGCTGGCATGGAACGGCTACCGGCACCTGGAGGCGTATTACGGCGTGTCCGGCATGGGCGCGGTGCTGCATACGATCAACCCGCGCCTGCACCCGGAACAGATCGCGTGGATCGTCAACCACGCCGAGGACCAGTACCTGCTGTTCGACCTGACCTTCCTGCCGCTGATCGAGGCCGTCGCGCCGTTGTGCCCGAACGTCAAGGGCTGGGTGCTGCTGGCCGACGCCGACCGGCTGCCCGCCGAGACGCGCATTCCCAATCTGCTCAGCTACGAGACCTTGCTGGCGGGTCAGTCGGACGAGTACACCTGGCCGCAGTTCGACGAACGCTCCGCGGCCTCGCTGTGCTACACGTCCGGGACCACCGGCAATCCGAAGGGCGCGCTGTATTCGCACCGCTCGACGGTGCTGCACGCCTACGGTTCGGCGATGCCGAACGCGCTGAACGTGGCGGGGCGCGACGTCGTCGTGCCGATCGTGCCGATGTTCCATGTGAACGCGTGGGGCTTGCCATATTCGGTGCCGCTGTCCGGCGCCAAGATGGTGTTCCCTGGCGCCGCGCTGGACGGCAAGTCGCTGTACGAACTGTTCGAAGCCGAGGGCGTCACGTTCACGGCTTGCGTGCCGACCGTCTGGCTGGGCCTGGTCAACTACATGAAGGAGCACCGCCTGCGCTTCACCACGTTCAGCCATACGGTGATCGGCGGCGCGGCCTGCCCGCCGGCGCTGATGGACGCGCTGATCGACGACTTCGGCATCGAGGTGGTGCACGCCTGGGGCATGACGGAGATGTCGCCGCTGGGCACCGCCTGCACGCTGCTGGCGCGCCATGCCGGGCTGCCGGCCGACGGTCAGCGCGCGGTGCTGCGCAAGCAGGGCCACGCGATCTATGGCGTCGACATGCGCATCGTCGACGACGGCGGGCGCGAGCTGCCGTGGGACGGCAAGACCTTTGGCCACCTGCAGGTGAAGGGGCCGTGGATCATCGAACGCTATTACCGCGAAGACCACAGCGCGCTGCAGGACGGCTGGTTCCCGACCGGCGACGTGGCCACGATCGACGCGGACGGCTACATGCAGATCACCGATCGCAGCAAGGACGTGATCAAGTCCGGCGGCGAGTGGATCGGCACGATCGACCTGGAAAACATCGCGATGTCGCACCCCGCCGTGCTGCAGGCCGCGTGCATCGGCATGCCGCACCCGAAATGGGACGAACGGCCGCTGCTCGTCGTGGTGCCGCGGCCCGGCATGAGCGTGACGCGCGAGGAGCTGCTGCGCTTCTACGAAGGCAAGGTGGCGCGCTGGTGGCTGCCGGACGACGTGGTCTTCACCGACAGCCTGCCGGTGGGCGGCACCGGCAAGGTGCGCAAGACCGATCTGCGCGCGCAGTTCGCACAGCACCGCATGGCGCCAGGCGAAGCGACAAAATAG
- the msrB gene encoding peptide-methionine (R)-S-oxide reductase MsrB, which yields MTDQVKKLVKSDAEWRAQLDPMEYQVTRHAATERAFTGRFWDHHERGIYTCVCCNTPLFRSDAKFDSGCGWPSYFEALDPANVIEKVDRSHGMLRTEIICAVCDAHLGHVFPDGPPPTGLRYCINSAALRFTPEA from the coding sequence ATGACCGACCAAGTGAAAAAACTCGTCAAGTCCGACGCCGAATGGCGCGCCCAGCTGGATCCGATGGAATACCAGGTCACCCGCCACGCCGCCACCGAGCGCGCATTCACGGGCCGATTCTGGGATCACCACGAACGGGGCATCTATACCTGCGTCTGCTGTAATACCCCGCTGTTCCGCTCGGACGCCAAATTCGACTCGGGCTGCGGCTGGCCCAGTTATTTCGAGGCGCTCGATCCGGCCAATGTGATCGAGAAAGTCGACCGTTCGCATGGTATGCTGCGCACCGAAATTATTTGCGCGGTCTGCGATGCCCACCTGGGTCACGTATTCCCGGACGGCCCGCCGCCGACCGGCCTGCGCTACTGCATCAATTCGGCCGCATTACGATTTACTCCGGAAGCCTGA
- a CDS encoding septation protein A, translating to MKFLFDIFPLLVFFGSYRWAGGNEDAAAALVNGHLSGVISGGAVLASQAPIIIATIAGIIATALQIAYLLARGRKVDGALWVSMVVFLFFGGLTIYFHDDDFIKWKPTIIYWSFAAAMVVAYRFFNKNLIRAAMEKQIALPEEVWNRLNTVWVLFWVALGLLNLFVAFVLFKADTNAWVSFKAFGVTGLMLVFFVAQGFYLSKHIKDEA from the coding sequence ATGAAATTCCTGTTCGATATATTCCCGTTGCTGGTCTTTTTCGGCTCCTATCGCTGGGCCGGCGGCAACGAGGATGCCGCCGCGGCATTGGTCAACGGCCATTTGTCCGGTGTGATTTCCGGCGGCGCCGTGCTGGCCAGCCAGGCGCCGATCATTATCGCCACCATCGCGGGCATTATCGCCACCGCCCTGCAAATCGCTTACCTGCTGGCGCGCGGCCGCAAGGTGGACGGCGCGTTGTGGGTATCGATGGTCGTGTTCCTGTTCTTCGGCGGCCTCACCATCTACTTCCACGACGACGACTTCATCAAATGGAAGCCGACCATCATTTACTGGAGCTTTGCCGCCGCGATGGTCGTGGCCTACCGCTTCTTCAACAAGAACCTGATTCGCGCCGCGATGGAAAAGCAGATCGCGCTGCCGGAGGAGGTATGGAATCGCCTGAATACGGTATGGGTGCTGTTCTGGGTCGCGCTGGGCCTGCTGAACCTGTTCGTCGCCTTCGTGCTGTTCAAGGCCGATACCAATGCCTGGGTCAGTTTCAAGGCGTTCGGCGTGACGGGCCTGATGCTGGTGTTTTTCGTCGCCCAGGGTTTTTACCTGTCCAAGCACATCAAGGATGAAGCATGA
- a CDS encoding YdiU family protein translates to MTLPGTAIAALALPLDNSFASLPPSFYTRLMPTPLPAPYLVGLSAPAARLIGLDPAAVNEDTVAMFAGSRVPERAQPLAAVYSGHQFGVWAGQLGDGRAMLLGDVATPQGPMELQWKGAGMTPYSRMGDGRAVLRSSIREFLCSEAMHALGVPTTRALSVAGSDQGVVRETIETAAVVIRMAPTFIRFGSFEHWFYRNDEASLRILADYVIDRFYPALRDEDNPYAALLEEVTRRTARLIAQWQAVGFMHGVMNTDNMSILGQTLDYGPFGFMEAFDAQHICNHSDSQGRYSYAMQPQIGHWNCYALAQALVPLIGEVEETQAALDVYQPEFGAAVDRLLHAKLGLTQIPEQQEADRQLLDGLFGILQDSHADFTLFFRRLAGVQAASNAGDEPLRDLFIDRPAFDAWAERYRARLRAEASDDAARKAAMNAVNPKYVLRNYLAQQAIEKAQHKDFSEVERLLAILQRPFDEQPEHERYAALPPDWASALEVSCSS, encoded by the coding sequence CTGACTTTACCGGGAACCGCCATCGCTGCCCTTGCCCTGCCCCTGGACAACTCGTTCGCGAGCCTGCCACCCAGTTTCTACACGCGCCTGATGCCGACGCCGCTGCCGGCGCCCTATCTGGTCGGCCTGTCCGCGCCCGCCGCGCGCCTGATCGGCCTCGATCCGGCGGCCGTGAACGAGGACACCGTCGCCATGTTTGCCGGCAGCCGCGTGCCCGAGCGCGCCCAGCCGCTGGCCGCCGTGTATTCCGGCCACCAGTTCGGCGTCTGGGCTGGCCAGCTGGGCGACGGCCGCGCCATGCTGCTGGGCGATGTCGCCACGCCGCAAGGGCCGATGGAGCTGCAATGGAAAGGCGCCGGCATGACGCCATATTCGCGCATGGGCGACGGCCGTGCCGTGCTGCGCTCGTCGATCCGTGAATTCCTCTGCTCGGAAGCCATGCACGCGCTGGGCGTTCCCACCACGCGCGCGCTGTCGGTGGCGGGCTCGGACCAGGGCGTGGTGCGCGAAACCATCGAAACGGCCGCCGTCGTCATCCGCATGGCGCCCACCTTCATCCGCTTCGGCTCCTTCGAGCACTGGTTCTACCGTAACGACGAGGCCAGCCTGCGCATCCTGGCGGACTACGTGATCGACCGTTTCTACCCGGCGCTGCGCGACGAGGACAACCCGTACGCCGCCCTGCTGGAGGAAGTGACGCGCCGTACCGCGCGCCTGATCGCGCAGTGGCAGGCGGTCGGCTTCATGCATGGCGTGATGAACACCGACAATATGTCGATCCTCGGCCAGACGCTCGACTACGGCCCGTTCGGCTTCATGGAAGCGTTCGACGCCCAGCACATCTGCAACCACAGCGACAGCCAGGGCCGCTATTCCTACGCCATGCAGCCGCAGATCGGCCACTGGAACTGCTATGCGCTGGCGCAGGCGCTGGTGCCGCTGATCGGCGAGGTGGAGGAAACCCAGGCCGCGCTGGACGTCTACCAGCCCGAGTTCGGTGCCGCCGTGGACCGGCTGCTGCACGCCAAGCTGGGGCTGACGCAAATTCCCGAGCAGCAGGAAGCCGACCGGCAATTGCTGGACGGCCTGTTCGGCATCCTGCAGGACAGCCACGCCGATTTCACGCTGTTCTTCCGGCGCCTGGCCGGCGTGCAGGCCGCCTCGAACGCTGGCGACGAGCCGCTGCGCGACCTGTTCATCGACCGCCCCGCCTTCGATGCCTGGGCCGAACGCTACCGTGCCCGGCTGCGCGCGGAGGCCAGCGACGATGCGGCGCGCAAGGCAGCGATGAACGCTGTCAACCCGAAATACGTGCTGCGCAATTACTTGGCGCAGCAGGCCATCGAAAAAGCCCAGCACAAGGACTTTTCCGAGGTCGAGCGCCTGCTGGCCATCCTGCAGCGCCCGTTCGACGAACAACCGGAACACGAACGTTATGCCGCGCTGCCGCCCGACTGGGCCAGCGCTTTAGAAGTCAGCTGCTCTTCCTGA
- a CDS encoding 3-hydroxyacyl-CoA dehydrogenase NAD-binding domain-containing protein, which translates to MSADYQVIDAVAVITLNNPPVNGLGLATRTAAVEGIRKAQDDAAVKAIVITGAGKAFSGGADIKEFNSPKALTEPTLHTLIRTAEECSKPVVAAIHSVCMGGGLELALGCHYRVALPGAQVALPEVKLGLLPGAGGTQRLPRVLGLETALNMIVSGTPVASEKLPALFDEVLPAGTDFAGLVQAAVAFANRIADVRPLPKVRDRKVDYPNSEAFLQFSRNTVKSVAGPFPAPLECLETVAASVTMKFEDGLAFERERFLHLMQTTESKALRHAFFAEREASKVPDVPADTPTRKIERAAVIGAGTMGGGIAMNFANAGIPVTLLETKQEALDKGLATIRKNYENTLKKGKLTQEKFDQRLALINGTLDYADIGQADIVVEAVFEEMGVKEAVFRKLDEVMKQGAILATNTSTLDVDKIAAFTSRPHDVIGTHFFSPANVMKLLEIVRGKATGSDVLATALALSKKLKKTGVVSGVCDGFIGNRMIEQYSRQAGFLLDEGCLPEQVDQAMERFGFAMGPFRMGDLAGNDIGWYIRKRRAVEKPDIKYSKTADLLCEMGRFGQKTGGGWYDYKPGDRKPYPNQQVNDMIVQHSADLGVERRPIADQEIVERLVYALVNEGAHILEEGIALRASDIDMVYLTGYGFPLFRGGPMFYADTVGLPNVLATIERLAKGRHGDAWRPAPLLVQLAAEGKGFNSR; encoded by the coding sequence ATGAGTGCCGACTACCAAGTGATCGACGCCGTCGCGGTCATCACGCTGAACAACCCGCCCGTCAACGGCCTGGGCCTTGCAACCCGCACGGCCGCCGTCGAGGGCATCCGCAAGGCGCAGGACGACGCGGCCGTGAAAGCCATCGTCATCACCGGGGCCGGCAAGGCCTTTTCCGGCGGGGCGGACATCAAGGAATTCAACTCGCCGAAGGCGCTGACGGAGCCCACGCTGCACACGCTGATCCGTACCGCGGAAGAGTGCAGCAAGCCGGTGGTGGCCGCTATCCACAGTGTCTGCATGGGCGGCGGCCTGGAACTGGCCCTGGGCTGCCACTACCGCGTGGCGCTGCCGGGGGCGCAGGTCGCGCTGCCGGAAGTGAAGCTGGGCCTGCTGCCGGGCGCCGGCGGCACGCAGCGCCTGCCGCGCGTGCTGGGCCTGGAAACGGCACTGAACATGATCGTCTCGGGCACGCCGGTGGCGTCGGAAAAGCTGCCGGCGCTGTTCGACGAGGTGCTGCCGGCCGGGACCGACTTCGCCGGCCTGGTGCAGGCCGCCGTGGCGTTCGCCAACCGCATCGCCGACGTGCGCCCGTTGCCGAAGGTACGCGACCGCAAGGTGGACTACCCGAACTCCGAGGCTTTTTTACAATTTTCGCGCAATACCGTGAAGAGCGTGGCCGGCCCGTTCCCGGCGCCGCTGGAGTGCCTGGAAACGGTGGCCGCCTCGGTGACGATGAAGTTCGAGGACGGCCTGGCGTTCGAGCGCGAGCGCTTCCTGCACCTGATGCAGACCACCGAATCGAAGGCCCTGCGCCACGCGTTCTTCGCCGAACGCGAAGCGAGCAAGGTGCCGGATGTGCCGGCCGATACGCCGACCCGCAAGATCGAACGTGCCGCCGTCATCGGCGCCGGCACGATGGGTGGCGGCATCGCAATGAACTTCGCCAACGCCGGCATCCCGGTAACGCTGCTGGAAACCAAGCAGGAAGCGCTCGACAAGGGCCTCGCGACGATCCGCAAGAATTACGAGAACACCCTGAAGAAGGGCAAGCTGACGCAGGAGAAGTTCGACCAGCGCCTGGCCCTGATCAACGGCACGCTGGACTATGCCGACATCGGGCAGGCCGACATCGTCGTGGAGGCGGTGTTCGAGGAGATGGGCGTCAAGGAAGCCGTGTTCAGGAAGCTCGACGAGGTGATGAAGCAGGGCGCCATCCTGGCCACCAACACGTCGACCCTGGATGTGGACAAGATCGCCGCCTTCACCAGCCGCCCGCACGACGTGATCGGCACGCACTTCTTCAGCCCCGCCAACGTCATGAAGCTGCTCGAGATCGTGCGCGGCAAGGCGACCGGCAGCGACGTGCTGGCCACCGCGCTGGCGCTGTCGAAAAAGCTGAAGAAAACCGGCGTGGTGTCGGGCGTGTGCGACGGCTTCATCGGCAACCGCATGATCGAGCAGTACTCGCGCCAGGCCGGCTTCCTGCTGGACGAAGGCTGCCTGCCGGAGCAGGTGGACCAGGCGATGGAACGCTTCGGCTTCGCGATGGGGCCGTTCCGCATGGGCGACCTGGCCGGCAACGACATCGGCTGGTACATCCGCAAGCGCCGCGCCGTCGAGAAGCCGGACATCAAGTACTCGAAGACGGCCGACCTGCTGTGCGAGATGGGCCGCTTCGGCCAGAAGACGGGCGGTGGCTGGTACGACTACAAGCCGGGCGACCGCAAGCCGTATCCGAACCAGCAGGTCAACGACATGATCGTGCAGCACTCGGCCGATCTGGGCGTCGAGCGCCGTCCGATCGCCGACCAGGAGATCGTCGAACGCCTGGTGTACGCGCTGGTCAACGAAGGCGCGCACATCCTGGAAGAGGGCATCGCGCTGCGCGCTTCCGACATCGACATGGTGTACCTGACCGGCTACGGCTTCCCGCTGTTCCGCGGCGGCCCGATGTTCTACGCCGACACGGTCGGCCTGCCGAATGTACTCGCGACGATCGAGCGCCTGGCCAAGGGCCGGCATGGCGACGCGTGGCGGCCGGCGCCGCTCCTGGTACAGCTGGCGGCCGAGGGCAAGGGGTTTAATTCGCGCTAA